A stretch of Myxococcus virescens DNA encodes these proteins:
- a CDS encoding tetratricopeptide repeat protein, with protein sequence MKVVLRFGALAVGAVLITGGVGEAAETQARKGGKKPAAASASKTSGASSKAGGKKKSAKAQVDRKAEEKAPPPGVAPEDVRQGPARVQPASAKFAELPRIPDAKRDALADKKRDEAIAAFKRLIPKLRDGNPQKAEMLYRLSELYWEKSKYLYQLEMTRFLAAEKDYDAAVARGEKVEPPKKNHADSERYRTETMGIYEDILRAYPDYPQRDEVLFSMGYNYYELGRREDAVARYEELIRDFPKSQFVPDAYIQLGNHYFENNKLIPAKENYEKARDSGVPKIYGYAVYKLSWCDYNTGDYELGLKKLHEVVDYAAKSPELGDLRTEALNDLTVFYVQLDQPKEAIAYFKAKAPAQRVGRLLAKTAAGLVDAGHFDSAILTYRTLVDDEPMGASAPEYQQAIVRAHEGLRQRQLVRKEMKRMVDLYSPGGEWWKANEGKTTVLRNAFNVTEEAMRVMVTEYHQEAQKTRQVETYRLARDIYKQYVDAFASNANPDFVADSAFNLRFFYAEILWALEEWEAAAAEYDAVVAFKIPDRDTAREVSNETYRKSAGYNAILAYDKLVKIERGQLARSDLRDGQKVDEKKDKGDVAKQKIVKRDAKDREEEALTKFEDRLVAACDVYVKLYPNTQDEIDLRYQAAVILYDRSHFVDAARRFGEIIEKFPEERRSRDAADLTMYVLESREEWLELNTLSKKFLENKKLAKPGTDFAVRVSRVVEGSQYKWVDEVVYKKEKNPKKAAEEFLRFVSDFPKSENADRALTYAMVIAQEAGEIDKGLAAGERFLKEYPRSPFELKARYSLAGLYEKVAEYRKAAVMAESFVASYDAAMKADDANGKRKATKTAAKANVAPGAEDAESKRERKAAERKALLEEAGGWLADAQFNAGVWWEGAGEPQKAVAAYNTYVSRFKDRKDVPQVAFAAALAWEKEKKWSEAARAFGAFAETYGRDSRSSSAQVYQARYHELLAYEQLKNVREQERVQGELVRAWNRLPESARKDAAVLNAYGHARFLSLEPAWKRYVGIRFSRVSTIRRDLAAKQKEIQRLEKEYLAVLSTGSGDWGIAALTRIGLAYADFARNIMDSPDPSGLDEEQLAMYRSELENLALPLEDKAAEALEKALEKAYELGVYSPWTLAAQDQVNRLRPGAYAQVRQVNYRGSDTLVRSDLVRVLEGATATTPVPEDSSMPSDDEAQAPTAARGEVLR encoded by the coding sequence ATGAAGGTGGTTCTTCGTTTCGGTGCGCTGGCGGTGGGCGCGGTGCTCATCACTGGCGGGGTGGGAGAGGCGGCGGAAACGCAGGCCCGCAAGGGGGGGAAGAAGCCCGCCGCGGCGTCCGCGTCGAAGACCTCCGGTGCGTCCAGCAAGGCGGGCGGGAAGAAGAAGTCCGCGAAGGCCCAGGTCGACCGCAAGGCAGAGGAGAAGGCTCCGCCGCCGGGGGTTGCGCCGGAGGATGTGCGGCAGGGGCCGGCGCGCGTTCAGCCTGCGTCGGCGAAGTTCGCGGAGCTGCCCCGCATCCCGGACGCCAAGCGGGACGCGCTGGCGGACAAGAAGCGCGACGAGGCCATCGCCGCCTTCAAGCGCCTCATCCCCAAGCTGCGGGACGGCAATCCGCAGAAGGCGGAGATGCTCTACCGCCTGTCGGAGCTCTACTGGGAGAAGTCCAAGTACCTCTACCAGCTGGAGATGACGCGCTTCCTCGCGGCGGAGAAGGACTACGACGCGGCCGTGGCGCGCGGCGAGAAGGTGGAGCCGCCCAAGAAGAACCACGCGGACAGCGAGCGCTACCGCACCGAAACGATGGGCATCTACGAGGACATCCTCCGCGCGTACCCGGACTATCCGCAGCGCGACGAGGTCCTCTTCTCCATGGGGTACAACTACTACGAGCTGGGACGCCGCGAGGACGCGGTGGCCCGCTACGAGGAGTTGATCCGCGACTTCCCGAAGTCGCAGTTCGTGCCGGACGCGTACATCCAGCTCGGCAACCACTACTTCGAGAACAACAAGCTCATCCCCGCCAAGGAGAACTATGAGAAGGCGCGGGACTCGGGCGTGCCGAAGATCTACGGCTACGCCGTCTACAAGCTGTCCTGGTGCGACTACAACACCGGCGACTACGAGCTGGGGCTGAAGAAGCTCCACGAGGTGGTGGACTACGCCGCGAAGAGCCCCGAGCTGGGTGATCTGCGCACCGAGGCGCTCAACGACCTGACCGTCTTCTACGTCCAGTTGGACCAGCCGAAGGAAGCCATCGCCTACTTCAAGGCGAAGGCGCCGGCGCAGCGCGTGGGCCGCCTGCTGGCCAAGACGGCCGCGGGCCTGGTGGACGCGGGCCACTTCGACAGCGCCATCCTCACGTACCGCACGCTCGTGGACGACGAGCCCATGGGCGCCAGCGCGCCGGAGTACCAGCAGGCCATCGTCCGCGCCCACGAGGGGCTCCGCCAGCGCCAGCTGGTCCGCAAGGAAATGAAGCGGATGGTGGACCTCTACAGCCCCGGTGGCGAGTGGTGGAAGGCCAACGAGGGCAAGACGACCGTCCTCCGCAACGCCTTCAACGTCACCGAAGAGGCCATGCGCGTCATGGTCACCGAGTACCACCAGGAGGCGCAGAAGACGCGCCAGGTGGAGACCTACCGGCTGGCGCGTGACATCTACAAGCAGTACGTGGACGCGTTCGCCTCCAACGCGAACCCGGACTTCGTGGCGGACTCCGCCTTCAACCTCCGCTTCTTCTACGCGGAAATCCTCTGGGCCCTGGAGGAGTGGGAAGCGGCGGCGGCCGAGTACGACGCCGTGGTGGCCTTCAAGATTCCGGACCGCGACACCGCGCGCGAGGTCTCCAACGAGACGTACCGCAAGAGCGCTGGGTACAACGCCATCCTCGCCTACGACAAGTTGGTGAAGATCGAGCGCGGCCAGCTCGCCAGGAGCGACCTGCGCGACGGCCAGAAGGTTGACGAGAAGAAGGACAAGGGCGACGTCGCCAAGCAGAAGATCGTCAAGCGCGACGCGAAGGACCGCGAGGAAGAGGCGCTCACGAAGTTCGAGGACCGGCTGGTCGCCGCGTGCGACGTCTACGTGAAGCTGTATCCGAACACGCAGGACGAAATCGACCTGCGCTACCAGGCCGCCGTCATCCTCTATGACCGCAGCCACTTCGTGGACGCGGCCCGGCGCTTCGGCGAAATCATCGAGAAGTTCCCCGAGGAGCGCCGCTCGCGCGACGCGGCCGACCTCACCATGTACGTGCTGGAGAGCCGCGAGGAGTGGCTCGAGCTGAACACGCTGTCGAAGAAGTTCCTGGAGAACAAGAAGCTGGCCAAGCCCGGAACGGACTTCGCCGTGCGCGTCAGCCGCGTCGTCGAAGGCAGCCAGTACAAGTGGGTGGACGAGGTCGTCTACAAGAAGGAGAAGAACCCGAAGAAGGCCGCCGAGGAGTTCCTCCGCTTCGTGTCCGACTTCCCCAAGTCAGAGAACGCGGACCGTGCGCTCACCTACGCGATGGTCATCGCGCAGGAGGCGGGCGAAATCGACAAGGGCCTGGCCGCGGGTGAGCGCTTCCTCAAGGAGTACCCGCGCAGCCCCTTCGAGCTGAAGGCGCGTTACTCGCTGGCGGGCCTCTACGAGAAGGTCGCTGAGTACCGGAAGGCCGCCGTCATGGCGGAGTCCTTCGTGGCCAGCTACGACGCCGCGATGAAGGCGGACGATGCCAACGGCAAGCGCAAGGCGACCAAGACGGCCGCCAAGGCGAATGTCGCGCCGGGCGCCGAGGACGCGGAGTCCAAGCGCGAGCGGAAGGCCGCCGAGCGCAAGGCGCTGCTGGAGGAGGCCGGAGGCTGGCTGGCGGATGCGCAGTTCAATGCGGGCGTCTGGTGGGAAGGCGCGGGTGAGCCGCAGAAGGCCGTGGCCGCCTACAACACGTATGTCTCCCGCTTCAAGGACCGCAAGGACGTGCCGCAGGTGGCCTTCGCGGCGGCGCTCGCGTGGGAGAAGGAGAAGAAGTGGAGCGAGGCGGCCCGGGCGTTCGGCGCCTTCGCGGAGACGTACGGCCGTGACTCGCGCTCCAGCTCCGCGCAGGTGTACCAGGCGCGCTACCACGAGCTGCTGGCGTACGAGCAGCTGAAGAACGTACGCGAGCAGGAGCGCGTGCAGGGCGAGCTGGTGCGGGCGTGGAACCGGCTGCCGGAGAGCGCTCGCAAGGACGCGGCGGTGCTCAATGCCTACGGCCATGCGCGCTTCCTGTCGCTGGAGCCGGCGTGGAAGCGCTACGTGGGCATCCGCTTCTCGCGGGTGAGCACCATCCGACGGGACCTGGCGGCGAAGCAGAAGGAGATTCAACGGCTGGAGAAGGAGTACCTCGCCGTCCTGTCCACCGGCTCCGGTGACTGGGGCATCGCGGCGCTCACGCGCATCGGCCTGGCCTATGCCGACTTCGCGCGCAACATCATGGACTCGCCGGACCCATCCGGGCTCGATGAGGAGCAGCTCGCCATGTACCGCAGCGAGCTGGAGAACCTGGCGTTGCCGCTGGAGGACAAGGCCGCCGAGGCCCTGGAGAAGGCGCTGGAGAAGGCCTACGAGCTGGGCGTCTACAGCCCGTGGACCCTGGCCGCGCAGGACCAGGTGAACCGCCTGCGTCCGGGGGCCTACGCGCAGGTGCGACAGGTGAACTACCGCGGCAGCGACACACTCGTCCGCTCGGACCTGGTGCGCGTGCTGGAAGGCGCCACCGCGACGACGCCGGTCCCGGAGGATTCCTCGATGCCCTCGGATGACGAGGCGCAGGCACCCACGGCGGCGCGCGGGGAGGTGCTGCGATGA